A segment of the Lycium ferocissimum isolate CSIRO_LF1 chromosome 10, AGI_CSIRO_Lferr_CH_V1, whole genome shotgun sequence genome:
TCTTCTacattaataaaattaattaagaatgatttatttattgttttaattATCAAGATTAGGTAAGTCTAAAAACATCTATGGTGTAAGCTCATATATCGTTTCATGTAGTTAGTGAGAAGCTTATCTGTTTTTAGCTTTAATGTGATTGTCTGGACAAACTAGTCTACGCTCAACCAACATTGGGACCCAATCTAGCCTAAGTGGTGTGATATAGTATTTGTTTAGCTAGCGTTTCTTACTCCACAATTCACGATACCGAATTTTTGTGGTAAAAATGAGATGTGCGCAAGCTGATTCGAACACtacatttatttaaaaaaaaaaaaaaaaagctctttCATCTGTGTCCTTGGCTATGGGCTACAAGCTATAAGTTGAGGCATTCAACTAGCTCACTAGGCTTACAGGTTGAGCTGCAGTTTATTTTGTAACTCACTTGTTTGACAGCATGACATTCAGAATCTTAAAGAAAACAACAACTTATTACTTTAACATCCTGGTATTAATTACAGTCAATCGAATTGATTATATAGATAGAGCAAATACGTAGATTCTacatttcttcaaaaatcaagATCCTCTATTCTTTCACATTATTCTGTCCTAGCAAGAAAGGATCACACTGACCACTAAGGAGTGGGGCGGGATTGATGGGATTCCTCAACCCTTAATCAGATGTTTCGAGTTCTAGCTCTAGGAGAATGGAGAAACTCTTGGTAGGGAGCATGTTCCCCTTTATGAAGCCTACACTATGCAAATATGAATTAGTCGGACTAGTGACCTCTAGATAAACTCTAACAGTCATTGATAGCCTCTTTCTTGGGCTCTCCAAGGgaataaaagagaaaataccCAATGGACAGAAATCTGGAAAAATCACCATATCTACTAAACTTTCTTCACTCAATTAAACTGTTTCTTGATTACTTCCAGCAAAATCTCGTTCCACGTATCAATAGGCCCTGGCAAACACCAATGAACACAGTCGTTCTGCACGCGTTCCTCAATCCCATTAGCAAATGGAAAAGGATGCATATAAGGTCCGGGATGACCATCTGGCCTTAGATATGCCAATTTCGTCACGTCCACTGCCTCAAATCTAACATTATTTGACATGTTCCTCTCACGAGCTTCCTTTTTCGCAGCGCTCACTTGTTTTATCGCTGTTTCCCTCATCTCCGCATCCATCCATTCGagcttctttttctcctctgcATCATAAGGCTTTGTCTTAGAACATGCCCCATACTTGTCCCACTCTCCTTCAAAATGTGCTGGTGTAAATGTTGTCACAATCACATCAAGTGGTCCAACATTTTTGCCTCTCCTCTCAATTATTGTCTTAAAAGTAGTCTCAAATGCCTTgccataaacatcataaaatccaACCTCAGTGTAATTCAGACCAGAACAATAATGACAACCTAGTACTTTGTCCCCGTAAAAATAAACAGCTGAATGCAAGAACCAATGTCCAACTGAAAAAACAACCAAATCCATTTGGCCCAAATCAGAAGCCCATTTCTCATCAACAGAGTCCAAGAACAAAGTGTTATAGTTTTTCTTGTCTGATTTTTCAACCCCTTTAACAAGAAAAGGTGACCAATATATTGATACATTCACATTATGTGAAGGAAAATGCCATTTCCTAAACTTGTTGTCCTCACCATGATTGAAAACTAAATCATGAGGACTAAAAGTGGATAACAAACAAAGTAATGACTCCAATTGATTCCTAGCTAGTGAATCACCAACAAAGGCtaaattcttgttcttgaagagttgaagaaatttttttgggtcaaatctTGGAAGTTGACAATTTTTTGGCTTCCATCTCCAATAAAGATAGTCATTATCAGGCCTTCCATGAGCTATACAATTTTGCCCATCTTTGACTGTGCCACATTTTGTGTACAAAGGGCCTAACTTGTCATGAACCCAATTGCCATTGCTATAGTCACATGAAATTTCAACATTATCATTTCCTATTTCTGCAAAAAAGAATAATCTTTTGATGTGCAGCATTATCAACAAATGTGCATGCAAATCTGGAAAAATAGTGACTGAGCCAGAAATTTATACaagttgattttaaaaaaaatagtgaaataCCATACCTAAGCTTTGAATTTGTGACACTAAGGCAATTTTTGAACTCCCTTTACCATTACACAAGATCTTTTTATGTCAAGGGGATTAAATAGttcatatataacataaagaaTTATTTTCATCCTATTTGGATTGTACAATTTTCTGGTGAAGGGGATTCAATTGAACCTCCTTGACTCCCTTTAGCTCCGCCACTTCATGTATTAGCTATAGTCTCAAACAAGTTGGGATTAGCTATACCAATCCTCACTAGGAATGTTGCTCCACTTAAACTCATCTCTGACAATATTATACAAACACAAAAGAAAGTACTAGAAGTTCTTTATATTCTACAAGTATAAATCTTTGAAAGGCTAAATGACGCCTTAAAAGCATATGATCTATTTAAATTCATCTCAAGTCAAtattatacaattcaaataaaacttattaaaaattctctatattttttataagtaTAAACCTCTGATAGGCTAAATGATTCCTGAAAAGCATAGAACCTACGATAAAAGTGCTAACACAACTAAAACATGTTTTCAACTAATAGATATCGCCGGTATAAATCTTGGAAACACATAAAACAACAAGAAATTCCCTTAGTTTTTGCATTGTACCTTTTgatggagttgaagaagagttGGTGATGATTAGTGAATGTTCAGATTGAGAAGGAGAAAGAGGAAAAGGACGAGCAATTAAGTGAAAAATAGCTAATATAGGAAGAAGAGCATAAAAAGCCCAAGgccataacttccttaagggaATTGAATGTGGTTGGTCTTTGAATGGATTTGTTGTATccatttctcatttccaaacctttttttttcccttcctttcccTCAAAGAATAGTTTGCATAAAAGTGGATCAATATTAGTGCATTTTGGCAATAGGGTGGCAAGAACAAATGAAAAA
Coding sequences within it:
- the LOC132035227 gene encoding xyloglucan O-acetyltransferase 1, with the protein product MDTTNPFKDQPHSIPLRKLWPWAFYALLPILAIFHLIARPFPLSPSQSEHSLIITNSSSTPSKEIGNDNVEISCDYSNGNWVHDKLGPLYTKCGTVKDGQNCIAHGRPDNDYLYWRWKPKNCQLPRFDPKKFLQLFKNKNLAFVGDSLARNQLESLLCLLSTFSPHDLVFNHGEDNKFRKWHFPSHNVNVSIYWSPFLVKGVEKSDKKNYNTLFLDSVDEKWASDLGQMDLVVFSVGHWFLHSAVYFYGDKVLGCHYCSGLNYTEVGFYDVYGKAFETTFKTIIERRGKNVGPLDVIVTTFTPAHFEGEWDKYGACSKTKPYDAEEKKKLEWMDAEMRETAIKQVSAAKKEARERNMSNNVRFEAVDVTKLAYLRPDGHPGPYMHPFPFANGIEERVQNDCVHWCLPGPIDTWNEILLEVIKKQFN